From a region of the Zingiber officinale cultivar Zhangliang chromosome 10B, Zo_v1.1, whole genome shotgun sequence genome:
- the LOC122029429 gene encoding CTL-like protein DDB_G0274487 codes for MSLRDPQRQAFSDADLASSASVDEDEDENERSYVSNGSDASPGPPPRPSLNEARHWRDLFWLVIFVIHLLAFGAGLALLGINHFSRPDRFNIDRFTNITGGGNSSQEALLQQQQQSARVDLTETYWPFYGVAGGAGALLAWSWLSLLGTHGSQMMKVSIHGLTTYLAVVSVLCFWVKHFFWGVAFGVGAGLQFLYVMSVLERFPFTMLVLQKAVKMLWNLPEVMRVAYAFVAIMLCWMGLWSFGVSGVIASNMDDSARWWLLVIFAVSLFWIGAVFCNTVHVIVSGMVFLVLINGSRSAPSMPLNPVLKSLRYAVTTSFGSICYGSLFTAAIRAMRWEIRGVRSKIGSNECLLCCVDFLFHLVETLVRFFNKYAYVEIAVNGKGFNSSARDAWELFQSTGIEALVAYDCSGAVLLMSIILGGMITGTCTGVWTWFKRSDKVIMVCSTAILMGMILVGLAVVVVESAVTSIYVCFAEDPSLIQRWDAEFFDQMSEALHQRLQYRSARAREVMNRQHDQLADSPI; via the exons ATGAGCCTCCGCGACCCGCAGCGCCAGGCCTTCTCCGATGCCGATCTGGCCTCCTCCGCCTCCGTCGACGAGGATGAAGACGAG AACGAACGGAGCTACGTCAGTAACGGGAGCGACGCGTCGCCCGGGCCGCCTCCCAGGCCCTCCCTGAATGAGGCGAGACACTGGAGAGACCTCTTCTGGCTCGTCATCTTCGTTATTCACCTTCTGGCCTTCGGCGCTGGTTTGGCCCTCCTCGGAATCAATCACTTCAGCCGGCCTGATCGATTTAACATCGATCGCTTCACCAATATCACTGGCGGTGGAAACTCCAGTCAGGAAGCGCTCctccagcagcagcagcagagcGCGCGGGTTGATCTCACGGAGACGTACTGGCCGTTCTACGGGGTGGCAGGCGGAGCGGGTGCGCTCTTGGCGTGGTCGTGGCTATCGCTGCTGGGTACCCATGGGAGCCAGATGATGAAGGTGTCTATCCACGGGCTTACCACCTATCTGGCTGTGGTCAGCGTTTTGTGCTTTTGGGTCAAGCACTTCTTTTGGGGCGTGGCCTTCGGTGTGGGCGCTGGACTACAGTTCCTGTATGTCATGTCGGTGTTGGAGAG GTTTCCTTTCACAATGCTAGTGCTGCAAAAGGCTGTGAAGATGCTCTGGAACCTTCCTGAAGTTATGCGAGTAGCCTATGCTTTTGTTGCAATTATGCTTTGTTGGATGGGGTTGTGGTCATTTGGTGTATCTGGGGTTATTGCATCAAACATGGATGACAGTGCACGCTGGTGGCTCCTTGTG ATTTTTGCTGTCAGCTTATTTTGGATTGGTGCTGTATTTTGCAATACAGTCCATGTGATAGTATCTGGCATGGTGTTCCTTGTTCTCATTAATGGTAGTCGAAGTGCACCATCAATGCCTCTAAATCCAGTTTTGAAGTCATTACGTTATGCAGTGACAACTTCTTTTGGTAGCATTTGTTATGGATCACTTTTTACAGCAGCCATCCGAGCAATGCGGTGGGAG ATCCGAGGAGTTCGATCGAAGATTGGAAGTAATGAGTGCCTTCTCTGCTGTGTTGATTTCTTATTTCACCTTGTGGAGACTCTAGTTCGTTTCTTCAACAAATATGCCTATGTTGAG ATAGCAGTTAATGGTAAAGGCTTCAACAGCTCAGCTAGAGATGCCTGGGAGTTATTCCAATCCACCGGCATTGAAGCGCTTGTTGCCTATGATTGTTCAGGTGCAGTTCTTCTGATGAGTATTATTTTGGGCGGGATGATTACTGGAACATGTACAGGGGTGTGGACATGGTTTAAAAGGAGTGATAAAGTAATTATGGTTTGCTCAACTGCTATTTTGATGGGAATGATTTTG GTGGGACTGGCTGTAGTAGTTGTTGAAAGTGCAGTTACGTCAATATATGTATGTTTTGCAGAAGATCCTTCCTTGATTCAGCGATGGGACGCTGAATTCTTTGACCAAATGTCGGAGGCATTGCACCAACGGTTACAGTACAGGAGTGCAAGAGCTAGAGAAGTTATGAATCGCCAACATGATCAACTGGCGGATTCACCCATTTGA